The DNA window GATCCTGGGCGTCCTCGCGCCTTATGTCACGGCCGAGCAAGGCACCGGCGCGGTCCACACCTCGCCCGCCCATGGAGTCGACGACTTCTACACCGGCAAGCGCTACGAACTCCCAGAGATCCAGTACGTCGACAATGCCGGCAAGCAGCGCCACACCGCCGATAAGTACTCGAACCACACCACGCAGGTCTACGACGACCTCACCGTCTTCAAGTCCAACCCTGTCATCATCGAGCTCCTGCGCGAGCACGGCGCGCTGCTCTCCGCCGCCAGCATCGAGCACTCCTACCCGCACTGCTGGCGCTGCCACAACCCGGTCATCGTCCGTGCAACGGAGCAGTGGTTCATCGGCATGGAAACGCCGATGGTCGCGCCCGACGGAACCACGGAAAGCTTCCGCCAACGCGCCCTCGATGAGATCAAAAAAGTCGTCTGGGACCCCGCCTGGGGCGAAGAGCGCATCTCGAACATGATCGCCACCCGGCCCGACTGGTGCATCTCCCGCCAGCGCATCTGGGGCGTTCCTATCGCCGTCTTCCTCTGCGACAAGTGCGGCACCCCGCTCAACGACGCCGCCATCAACAAGAGCATCGTCGAACTCTTCAAGAAGGAGAGCGCCGACGCCTGGTACATTCACGAGCCCGCAGCCCTGCTGCCAGCGGGAACCACCTGCTCCTGCGGCCACACCGAGTTCCGCAAGGAGATGGACATCCTCGACGTCTGGTTCGAGTCCGGCGCAAGCTGGCACGCCGTCCTCGAAGCCGAGCCCGAACTGAGCTTCCCCGCCGATCTTTACACCGAGGGCGGAGACCAGCACCGCGGCTGGTTCCACTCTTCCCTGTTGAACTCCGTGGCCACGCGCGGCATCGCTCCCTACCGCATGGTCGCTACCTCCGGCTGGACGCTCGACGAACAAGGCCGCCCGTTCTCGAAGTCGCTCGGCAACGGCGTCGACCCTGTCGACATCGCCAAGCGCCTGGGCGGCGAGGTCATCCGCCTCTGGGTCGCCTCGGTCGACTTCCGCGAGGACGTCGCCGCCAGCGAAAACCTGATGCAGCGCGTCAGCGACAACTACCGCAAGCTCCGCAACACGCTGCGCTTCCTGCTCGGCAACCTGCACGACTTCACGCCTGCCACTGACGCGGTCACCGACTTCCACAAGCTCGAACCGCTCGACCAGTACATCCTCGCCCGCATGGCCGAGCTCGACGCCAAGATCCGCACCGCTTACGAACACTTCGAGTTCCACCGCGCCTACCACGCGCTCAACGAGTTCGTGAACACCGACCTCAGCGCCTTGTACCTCGACGTCCTGAAGGACCGCCTCTACACCTTCGCCCCGAACCACGCAGCACGCCGCAGCGCCCAGACCGCGCTTTGGCGCATCGCCGAAGCCCTCACCCGGTTGATCGCCCCCATCCTCAGCTTCACCGCCGATGAAACGTGGGCGTTGCTGCCCAAAGTCGAGGGCCGCGAATCCAGCGTCCACCTCGCGCTCTTCCCAGACATGAAGGACATCATCCCCGGCAGCGTGAAGCAGCTTGAAGAAGATTGGCAACGACTTCTCGCGGTTCGTGAAAAAGTGATGATCAAGTTGGAAGAGATGCGTCGCGAAAAGGTAATCGGGAAATCTCTCGAAGCTAGCGTGTCGATTGGCGCAGATTCGACATCCCTGCCTCTGCTTGAGAGATACGAAGGGAGTCTATGTGAGCTATTCAACGTCTCGCAGGTTTTTCTTGAAGCCATCGGCGACAGAGAAAAACTCTACTACGCGACCAACCAAGACTTAGTCGATAGTCACGTCTTCACGCCAGGCTCTCCAACCATCACTGATACCGTTCGCCTGAAGACGGCTGCTGCTGGCGGACCCAAGTGCGAACGCTGCTGGCGCTACGTCCCCGACGTAGGCAACGAAGCCAACTACCCAACCGTCTGCCTCCGCTGCGCCGAAGCCCTCGCCGCGATCCACTTCCCGCCGTACACCGCCGAAGGCGAGAAAGGCGCGGCCGAATGAACCTGCACACCATGCCCTTCCCGCCGCGCGAACGCACCCGAGACTGGCGCATCCCGCTCCTGATCCTCAGCGCGCTCGTCATCGTAGCCGACCGCCTCTCAAAGCTCTGGATCGTCCACCACATCCCCAGCGGCAGCGCGCGCGTCATCATTCCAGGCGTCTTTCGCCTGACTCATGTGCTCAACACCGGCGCGGCCTTCAGCCTCTTCGCTGACTCCGTCTCTCCCGGCACCGTCCGCATCGGGCTGATCGTCTTCTCAGTCGTCGCGGCCTTCATCGTGCTCGGCCTGCTGCTGCGCACCGGCCGCTACCTCACCATCAGTAGCGTGGCGCTCGCGCTCATCCTCGGCGGCGCTGTGGGCAACCTCTACGACCGCGCCCGCCTCTACTCCGTCGTCGACTTCCTCGAAGTCACCATCGTCCACTACCACTGGCCCGACTTCAACGTCGCCGACAGCTGCATCGTCATCGGAGCCTGCCTGCTGGTCATAGAAATCTTCCGCCCACAGCCACAAATCGACTAATCATCATTGCAATTTTGTTTGTCATTCCCGAAGGGAATCTGCGTCTCACGACCTACCTGTGAGACCATGCTTTCGTGGGAATCATCACAAAACAGATCGACAAACTGCCCACATGGGCGCAATGGGTTTTAGCAGCTCTGGGCCTATTTGCGGGCGTATATGGAGTAGTTCGCTACGGCTTCTGGCATATGTTGCTACGAGTGATATTCAGCCCGGAGTTATAACCTCTTGCCCTTTGTCATCCTTCGCCGAAGGCGGAGGATCTGCTTCTCTCAGCCACCAACCTCACCCAATCGCTTTGAGTCCCGCCACCCGAACCGCTCTTCGATCGAACGTCAGCGTATGCCCACATCCTGAATGAGCATTCAGCGCCCCGATCAGAGCATCTTCGAACTCCGCCGTCCCGCGCTTCAAAGCGAAGGCCGCTTCGAACACCTGCTGTTCATTCTGGATCGTTAGAGAGTCCGCGGTGAGAAGCGCCTCGAGGCACGCTGCAATCTGAATGGGCGTTTGCTTGAAGACACTCCTCAAGACCCAGACAATCTCCAGCATCACAGCCACGTTGATAAACCCAGGATCGGATGCACTGATCCTGCGCTCGAAGATACGATTCACCAGCACAGACTGGTCCGGATCATCCTGAAGCAGATAGCGCAGGACGACGTTCGTATCGAGACCGATCATCGCCGATAGCGCGCCGTCGCACTCTTGCCGAGAGCGGACTCCATCTCTTCCACCGTCACGACATGGTCAAGCTTCGGCAGAATCCCTTTGAGCCTGGATACCGGGGTCTTCGGCAGAATCACAACGGCACCGTCAGGCTGGAGAAAGAACTTGAACTGGTCCCCCGCTTTGAGGTTCAGATACTCCCGCACCTGCTTCGGAAGGGTTACCTGATTCTTGCTGCTGAGGGTAGCTTCCATGAGAGCATCTCCTGCTTTACATTTTAGCAATTGTAAAGCGCACTGCACGAAACTGGTGGCGGATCTATGACGTGAAACACCCCGCTGGCATTCCAACCCAATCTAACCGAAAATAGAGGTTTGCCCTCTCCGCCTGTCTCGCACAACGGAGAACGGGCAACGAACATCGGCCTCTTATGAATGACCAGATCACAATCCGCGGCGCGCGCACCCACAACCTCAAGGGCATCGACGTCTCTATCCCTCACAACAAACTCACCGTCGTCTCCGGCGTCAGCGGTTCGGGCAAGTCCTCGCTCGCCTTTGACACCGTCTACGCCGAGGGCCAGCGCCGTTACGTGGAATCGCTCTCCGCCTACGCCCGCCAGTTCCTCGAGCGCATCGAGAAGCCCGACGTCGACTTCATGGACGGCCTCGCTCCGGCCATCGCCATCAAGCAGAAGAACCAGACGCGAAACCCGCGCTCGACCGTAGCGACAGCCACCGAGATCTACGACTACCTCCGCCTGCTCTATGCCCGCTGCGGCACCGTCACCTGCCTGCACTGCGGCGGCATCGTCAAGCGCGACTCCGTCGACGAGATCGTCGACTCGCTGCTGGCGCTGCCGGAATCCACCCGCGCTTACGCGCTCTTCCCCATCGTCCGCGCGGAGATCAAGCTAGAAGCCCTGCAAGGTTCGAGCGTCGCAGCCGTCGAAGCTCCTGCCCCGCCGAAGCCGACCAAGCTCTCCACGAAGAAGACCAAAGCCCCCCCAGCGCCGCCAGTCGTCGACATCACCGACGCACTCAAAGAGCGCCTCACCGAACTCCGCCGTCGCGGCTACAACCGTCTCTTCCAGAATGGCAAGATCGTCGAGTTCTCGACCCCCGAGTCTTTGCTCGAGCTTGACTTCACGCAGCCTATCTTTGTGCTTATCGACCGCCTCGCCATCTCGCCCGACGTTCGCGCCCGCATCGTCGACGCTATCGAGACCGGCTACCGCGAGTCCGGCGAAGTCCGCTTCCAGACCGTCCCGCGCGAAGAAGACCAAGCACCACAATCCTTCCGCTACAGCGCCGCCTTCGAGTGCACCACCTGCCACCGCGCCTATCGCGAGCCCGAGCCGCGCCTCTTCTCCTTCAACAATCCCTTCGGCGCCTGCCCGCGCTGCCAGGGCTTCGGCAACACCATCGACTTCGACCCCAACCTCATCATCCCGGACAAGTCAAAGACCCTCGACGAAGGCGCGGTCGCCCCGTGGACAACCACCAAGTACCGCCCGCACCACGGCGAGATGAAGCGCGCGGCAGCGGCCGCAGGCGTTCCCACCAACGTCCCCTGGTTCGACCTCACGCCCGCGCAGCAGGAGTTCATCCAGGAAGGCAAAGGCAGCTTCCCCGGCATTCGCGGCTTCTTCGCCGAGCTCGACCGAAAGAAGTACAAGCTCCACGTCCGCGTCTTCCTCTCGAAGTACCGCGGCTACGCCACCTGCCCCGACTGCAAGGGCCAGCGCCTCCGCGCCGAAGCCCGCGCTGTCCTCATCAACAACATGAACATCTGCGAGGCTGCCGCCCTCACCATCACCGCCGCGCAGGAGTTCTTCGACAATTTGCAACTTTCACCGGCACAAACTGAGATCGCCGGAAAGATCCTCGAAGAGGTCCGCCAGCGCATCGGCTTCCTGCACCAGGTCGGCCTCGACTACCTCACGCTCGACCGCCTTAGCTCCACGCTTTCGGGCGGCGAGTCGCAGCGCATTCAGCTTGCAACCTCGCTAGGCTCACGCCTTGTAGGCGCTCTGTATGTGTTGGACGAACCCAGCATCGGCCTGCACACCCGCGACACCGCCAAACTCATCCGCATCATGGAAGATCTGCGCGACCTCGGCAACACCATCCTCGTCGTCGAGCATGATCCCGATGTCATCCGCGCCGCCGACTATCTCCTCGACCTCGGGCCCGGCGCTGGCGAACTCGGCGGTCAGCTCCTCGCCGCAGGCACAGTATCCGAGGTCACCCGTGACCCGAACTCCATCACTGGCAAGTACCTCTCCGGCCGTCTCACCATCCCCGTCCCCAAGCACCGCCGCGAAGTAGGCCGCGAGCATCTCAAGCTCACCGGCGCGCGCATTCACAACCTCAAGGGCGTCGACCTCGACATTCCGCTCGGCCTGCTCTGCTGCGTGACCGGCGTCTCCGGCTCGGGCAAGTCCACCATCGTGCACCAAGTCTTATACCGTGCGCTGATGCAGGCCTTGGGCCAGGGCGAAGGCTCCGACCCCGCGCATCTCTATCGCGGACTCTCCGGAGCGCAGTACCTCAACGATGTCGTTCTCGTCGACCAGTCCCCCATCGGCCGGACCCCGCGGTCGAACCCGGTCACCTACATCAAGGCCTTCGACGCCATCCGCGAGCTCTTCGCCGCGCAACCTGACGCCAAGCGCAAGAGCCTCTCCGCTGGCAGCTTTTCGTTCAACGTCCCCGGTGGCCGCTGCGATGTGTGCGAGGGCGATGGCACCGTCACCGTCGAGATGCAGTTCCTCGCCGACATCGAGCTGCCCTGCGAAGAATGTAACGGCACACGTTACAAAAACTCCGTGCTCGACGTGAAGTATCGCAACAAGAACATCCACGACGTCCTGAACATGACGGTCAAGGAAGCCCTCGTCTACTTCGCCGGCAACCCCAAGATCGCCGACAAGCTCTACGTCCTCGACGAAGTCGGGCTCGGCTACGTTCGCCTCGGCCAGTCCGCCACCACGCTTTCCGGCGGCGAAGCCCAGCGCGTCAAACTCGCGTCGCACTTATCTACGGCGCGAACAATACAAAATCGCGCCACGACGAATGAGGCGGCCGTAAAGGCCCGCAGCCGCACCCTCTACATCCTCGACGAGCCCACCACCGGCCTCCACTTCGACGATGTGGCCAAACTCCTCGCCGCCTTCCGCAAGCTCATCGACGGCGGCGGCTCGCTCCTCGTCATCGAGCACAACCTCGACGTCATCAAGTCCGCCGACTGGGTCATCGACATGGGCCCCGAAGGCGGCTCCGGCGGCGGACGCGTCGTCGCCGAAGGAACGCCTGAAGAGATCGCCGCGAACCCCGCCAGCCACACCGGCCACTGGCTCGCCCCGGTGCTCCCCCCCCCACCCGCAACCGCAACACACGAAGAGATCGCAGTCACCGCATGATCACAAGGAAGCCACTCTCTGGGTGCCCCATCCATGCAGCTTCACCGCATGGGTGGGCATTCGTGCGCAGCACGAACCGCTCCTACCCAATCTTCCTGATCCTTGTGTTGCTCTTGTGCGTGCAAGCACGAGCCCAACTTCCCGCAGACACCACCCAGCAGCCCGCCGCCCCCGACACCACCCTCCTCATGCAGGCCAACGACGCCCTTGAGAAGTCCGACTACACGGCTGCCCTTCCCATCCTCCAGAAGCTCTCTGCCGCCAACCCCAAAGACGCCCACATCCTCTTTGATCTCGGCCTGACGCAGGACAACCTCGACCATGACGCCGAAGCCGCCGCTGCCTACCGCGCCTCCGCCGCTGCCGATCCAAAGTTCGCCTCGCCACACCTCGCCCTGGGCCTGCTTCTCGCCCGCGACGGCAAGCCTTCAGAGGCGCACACCGAACTCCTGGCAGCCGCCAACCTATCTGGTCCTGCGAATGATGTCGACACCGCCGCCCGCGCACTTCGGGGGCTCGCCAAACTTGACCTCACTGTTAACGCCGCCGACGCCCGGGACGAGCTCCTCACCGCGCTCAAGATGTCGTCTGAGACCCCTGACGACATCCTCCTCTCCGCCCAGATCGCAGAAGCTCTCAACGATCTTCCACTGGCCGAGACTGCCTACAAACGGCTCCTCACTGCGACACCAAACGATCCGGCAACATGTGCCGCTCTGGCTCACGTCCTTCGCTTGGAGAACAAGCCCGCAGACGCTGAATCGATCCTCACAGGCGCTTTAGCCGTACACCCCGGCGACACCGCGCTGACCGCCCAACTAGCCTCTGCCTACCTCGCAGAAGATGATCCGGCAAAGTCCGCCCTGGCCGTGCCGCTCGCGGAAACTCTCCATCAGCAGCATCCCGACGAAGCCAGTATTACTCGCCTGCTGGCCCGTCTCTACGCCCAGACGAAACAGCCTGCCAAGGCCGATCCTCTCTATCTCGCGCTCCTCAAGCAGACTCCGAACGACCCAACCCTGCTGGACGACTACGGCGCGAACCTCGTCCATCTCGCCCGCTTCGCAGAAGCCGAAGCCGTCCTCAAGCGCGCCGTCGCCGATCCCAAGGCCTTCCCCACCACGGAAGACCTTGCAGCAGCGTACAGCGACCTCGCATTTTCCGCTTCTGAGAACAATGACCCAACAATGACGTTGCAAGCGCTTGATCTGCGTGCTAAAGTCGCAACCACTACTGCTGGATCTGTCTTCCTCGAGGCAACAGCTCACGACAAACTCCACCAGTACAAACAGGCAATCGAGCTGTACAAGCAGTTTCTGGACTTGCCGGAAGTTAAGGCAAACGGCAAGTTTGCCGATCAGGAGTGGGAGGTGAAACACCGCCTCATCGCCCTTGAAAAGATGAAGTAAGCAGGCTCCTCACAGAGGTGCACCATGCAGCTTCCATGTAGATTCACCCCCACCATCGCCCCGGCCTCCGTTGTCCTCACCGTAGCCGTTCTTCTGCTGACCGCCACTCCGGCCCGCGCCGCCATTGATGAGACCATTCCCGCGCCGCAGTCCATCGCCATGCTCGAACAGCGCGCCATGATGGCCCAGCCACGGGAACAGTGCTTCCTCTTCACCGAACTGGTCCACAGCATGACTCAACTTGCCGGGAAGCAGTTCCTTGACGGCGACTTTGAGCAAGGTGCCGCCACGCTTAAGAAGATCCAGCACTACGCCCAGCTCATCCACCAGAATCTCGCCAACAACACCAAGCGAATCAAGGAAGCCGAGAAGCTGATGGAGCACACCACCTTCCACCTGGGCGAGTACGTCCACCAAGCCACGGGCGACGATAAGATGGCGCTTCAGGCCACGCTGAAGCAACTTGACGGCGTCCACGACGAACTCCTTACGCAGGTCTTCGCTCACTAAATCGGACCATTCAGCCTGCTGCTCGCCTATCATTCCGGTATGCGCCGATCAATCTTCCAGCGTCTCCTGATCCTCGCTGTCTGCTTTAGCGCTTCCACTGCGCTCTACTCAGCCGTAAACCCTACTCCCTGTTCCCTACACCCTGCCTTTCAGCGGGAGGACCCGCTCTCGCAGAAGGAGATTGAAGAGCTCCGCGATACGAACCGCCTCCCCAACGAGCGCGTTATGGCCTTTATCAGATTCATGGATGAGCGCACAGAGACGATCCGCAAGCTGTCCGCCGGGCCGCGCCATCCTGGACGCGAGCAGGACATCCACGACACGCTCGAACAGTTCACAGCCATCGCCGATAATCTTGAAGACAATCTGAACGAGTACGGACCGCGCCACCGCGACATTCGCAAGGCGCTCCCGAAGCTTCTCCGCGCCATCGATCGTTGGTCGTCGGTCATCAAGTCCCCGCCCGACGACGACGCCTATAACATCTCCCGCAAGCTCGCTCTCGAGTCCATCCGCGACCTGCGGGAAGACACCGAGCGTCTCATCGAAGACCAGAAGATCTGGTTCGCTGCCCACCCTCCTCAGAAAGATGCGGAGGGCAATGTACTAGAGCAATAGCCGCAAGTCGGAACGTCGCGCTCAGATCCCCTGAACGTCCGTCTTCTCCGCCCTCATCATGGGAAGGATGACGAAGAAGCACGCAAGCAAAGGCATCAATGCAGGAATGATTCCCACCCAGGGAAAGGGCTTCCGAGCAAAACCGCCCACCAAACCCTCGGCTACCGCAGTCAACACGAGAATCAGAGCCATCCTGCCTGCCCACTTCAGATTCTGGCGATTTAAATTCGAGAACCGCGTCATCATCGAAGACCTGCTTAGACTGCACGTTTTTCGTGCGGGAAATTTGCCCTTACTTTATACCGAAAAACCCATGAGTCAAGCTCAAGATTTCACTGAGCGCCGGCGATCCACGCATTGCGAGCGTATCGCGATGAGTCGTGTGCAGAAACACCCACAGCGCAGCGTGCTAACCTCGAAAAAGAGTGCCCGCCACCGCAAAGACATCCGCACCAACCCAGGCGCTGACGCCTCTCTTTGAAGAGGAGTACCGCGAGCTTCGGCCCCGCGCTCCTATCCCTCCGCTCGACATCCGTTTCCGCCGCTTCACCTCGCTGAATACGACGATCCGTCTGCGCGAAGGCCAGTTGCACGTTCGGCTTTCGGACATCCTGGAGCACGCTCCGGAGTCCGTCCTCCGCGCTATCGCACACATTCTATTGGCGAAACTCTACCGCAAGCCCATCGCTCCGCACCACGCCGACCGTTACCGCCGCCACGTCTCGTCCGAAGCCGTCTCGAAGCAGGCCGAGCACGTTCGCCAGACCCGAGGCCGCAAGCGCCTCGTCGCGCCGGTTGGCCACTTCTACGACCTGGACGAGGTCTTCGAGTCGCTCAATACGCGATTCTTCCACGGCCTGCTCGGTCGCCCAACGCTCACCTGGTCCGCGCATCATGCGCGGCGAATGCTGGGCCACTACGACGCCGCGCACAACACGATCGTCGTTAGCAAAGTATTTGATCGGCCTGATACGCCGCGATGCGCCATCGAGTATCTGCTGTATCACGAGATGCTTCACCTCAAGCACCCGGTGCGCGTGAAAGCCGGACGCCGCTGCGTCCACTCCCGCGAGTTTCAGGCGGAAGAACGCCTCTTCCCCGAACTTGAGCAAGCCAAGGCCTATCTGAAACGGCTCTAAGGGACCGTAAGATGTTTCATGCTAGCCTGATGCGCATGAAGCTCAGAGAATGTCTGCTCCTATTCGTGCTGACGACTGTATCAGCTGTATCAACCGCCCAGGTCCCTGCTACCACGGTTGACTCTGGCAACAAGTCCGATCCAGCAACATGGAACAAAGATGCTGATGACGCGCTCACGGCAGAGAACAATCATGAGTACGCGACCGCCTACAGTCTCTACAAACGCCTCCTGTCTGAAGGGCCGCCCCAGCGCAATATCCTGATGCAGGCCGCGATTGCGGCGCGGGGTGCGGGACATCCGGACGAAGCGCTCTCCTTCTATCAGCAGGGCAGCCAGCTCGGTACCGTGAGCAACGAGATTCCTGAATTGATTGCCGTCGTTCCAATCTACTCCGCTCTCGGTCGATGGGAGGATTTCGATAAGGCGAAAGCCAGACTCCGACAGCTCGCGGCCGCGGATTCATCCTTCGCGGGAAGAGGCTATCTCATCGACGAGTTCACGGAAGGATCACGGCAGTTCAGAGTGCTCGAATTTCCTAACCTTACGGGAAGGTTCAACTCGCGCTATCGTTTCCTCGTCGTCTCGGAGGCCGATCCCGCTGAAAAGTTCATCCCTTACTATGACCTCGAATCGGACGATGCCGACCAGGCCTTTTTCAAGATCGATCATCCCAAACTCGCCGCCAAGGGGGAACGCAGATACTCTCTGGACTCTTATCCGAAGCCCAGAGCACAGGCACTTATGGGCTTCTATGACGGTGAGCCGACTTACGAAACACTCCGTGCCATCGTCGCAAAGAGCGGAGAGAAAAAGCCACTCGCGACCGATAGCGATAAGAAAACTACGATTGCTCCGAAGTAGTTGTCACGGCGCTCGCATGCTACGATTTCGCGAACTCTCCGGGCCCAAACCCGACAAAACTAACAAAAGAGGTTAAACGATGCATCTCTCCAAACGTGCAGCAGCCGAGTTTGTCGGCACCTTCTGGCTGGTCTTCGGAGGCTGCGGCTCCGCCGTGCTCGCAGCCGGATTCCCGTCCCTCGGCATCGGCTTTGCAGGTGTATCGCTAGCCTTCGGACTGACCGTGCTGACCATGGCGTTTGCAATCGGCCACGTCTCCGGCTGCCATCTCAATCCCGCCGTCTCGGTCGGTCTTGTAGTGGGCAAACGATTCCCTATCAAGGAGTTACCGGTCTACGTGGTGGCGCAGGTGCTGGGCGCGATCGCAGGTTCGGGAGTGCTCTACCTCATCGCCAGCGGCAAGCCCGGCTTCTCGCTCGCAGGAGGCTTTGCCTCAAATGGCTACGGTGTCCACTCGCCTGATGGTTACTCGCTGTTCGCTTGCTTTGTCGCCGAGGTTGTCTTGACGGCGGTCTTTCTGCTCGTGATTCTCGGGTCCACCGACGAGCGTGCGCCGAAAGGCTTCGCTCCGATCGCCATCGGTCTCTGCCTGACGCTAATTCACCTGATCAGCATTCCGGTCACAAATACTTCGGTAAACCCTGCCCGCAGCACTGGCCCGGCGATCTTTGTTGGCGGCTGGGCGTTGAGCCAGCTTTGGCTGTTCTGGGCCGCGCCCATCCTTGGTGGGATTCTTGGCGGCCTTATCTCCGACACCTTCTTCGCCGTTCCACAGGAGCCGATCCGCGAGGCGATGTCGAAGTAGCAAAAAGACTGGCCGCGCGGGATCAACCGCTGCGGCCAGTTCGATTCGCTTTTTACGATTTCTTCAGGCAGACGCAGAGGCTTCGATGTCTACCAGAACCGGCCCAGGAACCTTCTTTTTAGTCAGCACCATGATCAAA is part of the Granulicella aggregans genome and encodes:
- the ileS gene encoding isoleucine--tRNA ligase, with the protein product MPEVTPNHDQPKGLKSTLNLPQTTFPMKANLPQNEPVRLAAWQQADLYGQIRAARKGEAKYVLHDGPPYANGAIHLGHALNKCIKDFVVKTKTMAGFDSPYVPGWDCHGLPIEIKVDEQLGRKKLDMPAISVRRACREYAQKYVDLQKSQFERLGIFGRWNDPYLTMSFAYEASILETFYEFFEKEFVYKGLKPVYWCIHDKTALAEAEVEYEQHTSPSVYVRYKLTSAPNPGQGLGAPSIAPLYHAMGGSATDVYAIIWTTTPWTLPASQAIAFNPGMEYVALATPNATYIVAQALLSEVIVRCNLMSAANPSEPASQADIVAVFTGEHLEHATFHHPFLDREILGVLAPYVTAEQGTGAVHTSPAHGVDDFYTGKRYELPEIQYVDNAGKQRHTADKYSNHTTQVYDDLTVFKSNPVIIELLREHGALLSAASIEHSYPHCWRCHNPVIVRATEQWFIGMETPMVAPDGTTESFRQRALDEIKKVVWDPAWGEERISNMIATRPDWCISRQRIWGVPIAVFLCDKCGTPLNDAAINKSIVELFKKESADAWYIHEPAALLPAGTTCSCGHTEFRKEMDILDVWFESGASWHAVLEAEPELSFPADLYTEGGDQHRGWFHSSLLNSVATRGIAPYRMVATSGWTLDEQGRPFSKSLGNGVDPVDIAKRLGGEVIRLWVASVDFREDVAASENLMQRVSDNYRKLRNTLRFLLGNLHDFTPATDAVTDFHKLEPLDQYILARMAELDAKIRTAYEHFEFHRAYHALNEFVNTDLSALYLDVLKDRLYTFAPNHAARRSAQTALWRIAEALTRLIAPILSFTADETWALLPKVEGRESSVHLALFPDMKDIIPGSVKQLEEDWQRLLAVREKVMIKLEEMRREKVIGKSLEASVSIGADSTSLPLLERYEGSLCELFNVSQVFLEAIGDREKLYYATNQDLVDSHVFTPGSPTITDTVRLKTAAAGGPKCERCWRYVPDVGNEANYPTVCLRCAEALAAIHFPPYTAEGEKGAAE
- the lspA gene encoding signal peptidase II, which gives rise to MNLHTMPFPPRERTRDWRIPLLILSALVIVADRLSKLWIVHHIPSGSARVIIPGVFRLTHVLNTGAAFSLFADSVSPGTVRIGLIVFSVVAAFIVLGLLLRTGRYLTISSVALALILGGAVGNLYDRARLYSVVDFLEVTIVHYHWPDFNVADSCIVIGACLLVIEIFRPQPQID
- a CDS encoding PIN domain-containing protein, coding for MIGLDTNVVLRYLLQDDPDQSVLVNRIFERRISASDPGFINVAVMLEIVWVLRSVFKQTPIQIAACLEALLTADSLTIQNEQQVFEAAFALKRGTAEFEDALIGALNAHSGCGHTLTFDRRAVRVAGLKAIG
- a CDS encoding AbrB/MazE/SpoVT family DNA-binding domain-containing protein; the encoded protein is MEATLSSKNQVTLPKQVREYLNLKAGDQFKFFLQPDGAVVILPKTPVSRLKGILPKLDHVVTVEEMESALGKSATARYRR
- the uvrA gene encoding excinuclease ABC subunit UvrA — protein: MNDQITIRGARTHNLKGIDVSIPHNKLTVVSGVSGSGKSSLAFDTVYAEGQRRYVESLSAYARQFLERIEKPDVDFMDGLAPAIAIKQKNQTRNPRSTVATATEIYDYLRLLYARCGTVTCLHCGGIVKRDSVDEIVDSLLALPESTRAYALFPIVRAEIKLEALQGSSVAAVEAPAPPKPTKLSTKKTKAPPAPPVVDITDALKERLTELRRRGYNRLFQNGKIVEFSTPESLLELDFTQPIFVLIDRLAISPDVRARIVDAIETGYRESGEVRFQTVPREEDQAPQSFRYSAAFECTTCHRAYREPEPRLFSFNNPFGACPRCQGFGNTIDFDPNLIIPDKSKTLDEGAVAPWTTTKYRPHHGEMKRAAAAAGVPTNVPWFDLTPAQQEFIQEGKGSFPGIRGFFAELDRKKYKLHVRVFLSKYRGYATCPDCKGQRLRAEARAVLINNMNICEAAALTITAAQEFFDNLQLSPAQTEIAGKILEEVRQRIGFLHQVGLDYLTLDRLSSTLSGGESQRIQLATSLGSRLVGALYVLDEPSIGLHTRDTAKLIRIMEDLRDLGNTILVVEHDPDVIRAADYLLDLGPGAGELGGQLLAAGTVSEVTRDPNSITGKYLSGRLTIPVPKHRREVGREHLKLTGARIHNLKGVDLDIPLGLLCCVTGVSGSGKSTIVHQVLYRALMQALGQGEGSDPAHLYRGLSGAQYLNDVVLVDQSPIGRTPRSNPVTYIKAFDAIRELFAAQPDAKRKSLSAGSFSFNVPGGRCDVCEGDGTVTVEMQFLADIELPCEECNGTRYKNSVLDVKYRNKNIHDVLNMTVKEALVYFAGNPKIADKLYVLDEVGLGYVRLGQSATTLSGGEAQRVKLASHLSTARTIQNRATTNEAAVKARSRTLYILDEPTTGLHFDDVAKLLAAFRKLIDGGGSLLVIEHNLDVIKSADWVIDMGPEGGSGGGRVVAEGTPEEIAANPASHTGHWLAPVLPPPPATATHEEIAVTA
- a CDS encoding tetratricopeptide repeat protein, which produces MITRKPLSGCPIHAASPHGWAFVRSTNRSYPIFLILVLLLCVQARAQLPADTTQQPAAPDTTLLMQANDALEKSDYTAALPILQKLSAANPKDAHILFDLGLTQDNLDHDAEAAAAYRASAAADPKFASPHLALGLLLARDGKPSEAHTELLAAANLSGPANDVDTAARALRGLAKLDLTVNAADARDELLTALKMSSETPDDILLSAQIAEALNDLPLAETAYKRLLTATPNDPATCAALAHVLRLENKPADAESILTGALAVHPGDTALTAQLASAYLAEDDPAKSALAVPLAETLHQQHPDEASITRLLARLYAQTKQPAKADPLYLALLKQTPNDPTLLDDYGANLVHLARFAEAEAVLKRAVADPKAFPTTEDLAAAYSDLAFSASENNDPTMTLQALDLRAKVATTTAGSVFLEATAHDKLHQYKQAIELYKQFLDLPEVKANGKFADQEWEVKHRLIALEKMK
- a CDS encoding M48 family metalloprotease, which codes for MPATAKTSAPTQALTPLFEEEYRELRPRAPIPPLDIRFRRFTSLNTTIRLREGQLHVRLSDILEHAPESVLRAIAHILLAKLYRKPIAPHHADRYRRHVSSEAVSKQAEHVRQTRGRKRLVAPVGHFYDLDEVFESLNTRFFHGLLGRPTLTWSAHHARRMLGHYDAAHNTIVVSKVFDRPDTPRCAIEYLLYHEMLHLKHPVRVKAGRRCVHSREFQAEERLFPELEQAKAYLKRL
- the aqpZ gene encoding aquaporin Z encodes the protein MHLSKRAAAEFVGTFWLVFGGCGSAVLAAGFPSLGIGFAGVSLAFGLTVLTMAFAIGHVSGCHLNPAVSVGLVVGKRFPIKELPVYVVAQVLGAIAGSGVLYLIASGKPGFSLAGGFASNGYGVHSPDGYSLFACFVAEVVLTAVFLLVILGSTDERAPKGFAPIAIGLCLTLIHLISIPVTNTSVNPARSTGPAIFVGGWALSQLWLFWAAPILGGILGGLISDTFFAVPQEPIREAMSK